From a region of the Mauremys mutica isolate MM-2020 ecotype Southern chromosome 12, ASM2049712v1, whole genome shotgun sequence genome:
- the LOC123346842 gene encoding olfactory receptor 14A16-like, with amino-acid sequence MAYDRYVAICQPLHYERMMNIRACVKMAAGAWISGILYSVLHTGNTFALIFCGGNMVDQFFCEIPQLLKLACSDTYLSEVRVLVFSACLLLGCFVFITVSYVKIFKSVLRIPSEQGRHKALSTCLPHLTVVSLFVCTGIFAYLKPHSSSPSALDLVVAVLYSVLPPIMNPIIYSMRNKEIKAALRRLTGFWDFSDLPGLSQTCLTATNADPDLNYIR; translated from the exons ATGGCCTATGaccgatatgtcgccatctgccaaccactgcactatgagagaaTGATGAATATCAGAGCTTGTGTCAAAATGGCAGCCGGTGCCTGGATCAGTGGGATTCTCTACTCTGTGCTACACACCGGGAACACATTTGCGTTGATcttctgtggaggcaacatggtagatcagttcttctgtgagaTCCCCCAGCTACTCAAGCTTGCCTGCTCCGACACATATCTTAGTGAAGTTAGGGTTCTTGTCTTTAGTGCGTGTTTACTCTTAGGCTGCTTTGTTTTTATCACTGTGTCATATGTTAAGATCTTCAAATCAGTGCTCAGAATCCCCTCTGAACAAGGCCGGCATAAAGCCCTATCAACCTGCCttcctcacctcactgtggtctccTTGTTTGTTTGCACTGGCATCTTTGCTTACCTGAAACCCCACTCCAGCTCCCCATCTGCTCTGGATCTCgtggtggctgttctctattctgtATTGCCACCAATCATGAATCCAATTATCTatagcatgaggaacaaggagatcaaagctgcCCTGAGGAGACTCACTGGGT tttgggactTCAGTGacttgcctggtttgagccagacatgcttgaCTGCTACAAACGCAGACCCAGATCTGAACTACATCCGctaa